The Legionella jordanis genomic sequence GAAGTTAAGTTTTTTACTTATCTATGCGCTCATCCCTTTACCCTTCATTGGTTTTTGGGCAGGAGGATTTTATAATTTTCTAACCATCGGTCTTTTATTTTTAATTGTTCCTGCTATCGACTATTTCCTGCAGGACTCCGAAAATCCCAGTGAAGAAACGAAAAAAAACCTGATAAAAGACCAGTACTTCAGCAACATTGTCCTCTTGTTTGTCCCTGTTCAAGTGATCTTATTAGTTGCTGGGGTCATTTTGGTCAGTAAAACCGACTTAAGCTGGTATGAATGGCTGGGTTTTACCATTTCAGTAGGCATGCTTACAGGGGGTGGCGGGATCAATTTAGCTCATGAATTGATGCATAAAAATAACTCTGTACAGCAATTAATGAGTAAAATTTTACTCTCTACCGTTTGCTATGGGCAATTTTACATTGATCATGTCCGGGGACATCACGTCCGGGTTGCTACTCCTGAAGACCCTTCTTCTGCCCGCTTTGGCGAAAGCGTTTATCATTTTTTACCACGAACCATTTTTGGTTCTATGAAATCCTCGTTCAACTTGGAAAAAAGGCGCTTGGCGCAAAAGAACATTTCTTTCCTCAGTTACCACAATCAATTGTGGTGGATTATTTTCGCACCCATTGTTTTAGCTGTACTCTCTTTTCTTTACGGCGGCTGGTCGGCTTTGTTTTTTTTCCTGGGGCAAGCCATTGTTGCATTTACGATTCTTGAGATTGTGAACTACGTTGAGCATTATGGTCTTGAACGAAAAAAATTAGCCAATGGCCAATACGAGCGAGTATCTGCACAACACGCTTGGAATGCAAATCATTGGCTCAGCAATATGCTTCTGTTTCATTTGCAAAGGCATTCTGATCATCACATCCATGGAGCCAACCCCTACCAAATATTGGAGCATGTCGAAGAAAGCCCACAACTGCCTTCTGGATATTTGGGCATGATGCTATTGGCTCTGATACCGAGCTTTTGGTTTGCTGTTATGAACAAGAGAGTGTTGGCTTATCGTCAAAAACAGGCGATGAATTCCGCGGAGTACCGCGGAACTCATTAAAGTTATTAGCCAGCTACACCGGGAGTAGAACCAGAGGGTCCTGCAACGCTGCCTGAGCCGCCAAACATGGTTGAGCCAGACACACCGAGAATACTTGGCAAAAACAGTAGGGCCGCGGCAATAAAAACCAGGGCAATTGGCGTACCAATGGGCACTTGGGTAGGATTATCCTTATGCTGCTTAAACTTCATAATGGCACCAATAGCAAACGCCAAGCCAGCGAGGTAGGAACCTGCGGTTATTAACTTGGCCACGCTCGTGAATGATCCGGTAACACTACTGGCCATATTTCCTAAGCTGGGGGAGCTGCCTGCCACTGCTTCGCCCATAAATAGCATGACTGCAGCAGAGCCTAAGAACAGAAATAGCTCTTTTAACCTTTGGTGCAACTTTGGAGTACTCACTTGTTTCTCCTTACTTACTTTCCATAAACATGTAGTATTGCTACTACTCTCCCAAATCAATTACTCCAAAAGATAATGATTTATCTTTTAGTAAGAATAAGCACATACAAGTTTAACTTGCAATGTTCCCCAATGGCAATTTTCAATTAAATTCAAATTATTGTCGCATTTGAATTAGTTCTCCCGTATCAAGCAATCATGCCCTGAAAATTTATGCCATAAATAGCAACACTAAAATCTTTTAGAAAATTCGTATCCTGTGGCCAGCATTTAGCACTTTGTGTATCGCTCATCCATAAAGACACTCTCAGCAGGGACTATGGCGACATGAAAGACAAATAATTGAGCTTTTCAAATGCATTATTCAGGAAATGCATGGCCAATGCTGTGGTTAATGCCGCTTACCAAATTTGAGGGAACCTCAGGGCATAAAAAATTGAATGGCGGCGTTTTTAAAAAGCGATTTGGATCAAGAACTCAATTAATACGGGATTTCATTTTCGTTCTCATTTATTAATCAAAGGAGGCAAGGCCACTCGTGTGGATACCATAAGCTTGCCTTATGGCTTCAGAATCAATTTCACTACACAACTTGTCTGCCCCATAAGTAGAAGTAAACTAAGAATTTAAATCATTCTATTTGGCCAAAAAGCACGTTTTTTAGTCAAATAGTGACAGAACATCTTAGTATAAGTAGAGTTGACCTCAAGGTTTAACCCATGTCCTAATGGCAAAGAGTTGAAACCTCCTATTGTGAGTTGTAGTTAAACACCGAAAAGGCCTCTGTTTAGAGTTCATCCTCACCTACAAACTTAACCCAACACCTCATTTAAAAGCATTAAATAGTGCTTATCCTTAGTGTGCTTACAAGCTAAATGCTTTTGCAGGAACAATTTTAATGATGCTTTTTTGGCCGCAGGCGGTTGGTCGATCTTCAACTCCAAAGCCAAGGTCAAAGCACAATTTAACGTGGCCAGCTGTTCAACAATCCCTTTTATGTTTAAATTCTGCTCTTCAGTAGAAAGTTTCTTCAACTCAGAGAGTTCGTCCCTCAAAGCCTCTATTTTTTCTTTTAGCATGTTTTTGTATTCAAAGTTTTCAGGCTGTTGTTCCAGTAATTGCCAAAGATGTTGCATGATGATTTCATCCACATGGAATTTGTGGATGTCTCTTAATAGTTGCATCCATAAGGTAAAATGCGTCCCCTCCCAGTTTTCACAAACGATGCAATCTCGAAGTAAGCGCGGTAAAGAGGAAAAACTTTCAATGGTGCCATTACCGGCCAGAATATCAATGCAATGATGAATATTTTCCACAGAGTGTTTGGCGGTAAAATATTTATTTAAATTAGCCAGGGTACGCATTAGAAGTTGCCTTTCTTTATCCTGTTCACTTGCTGGCTTCTTATCCAAATCATCCTGAAGATAAGCCATGTGGAAGATACTGGCCAGCATCGCCAAATTATCCGCTTTAATCTCAGCCAAAGTTTCTTTTACCAAAGGATAATCAATGATGTAATGATTAAAGGCCACCCGATTCATAGCGTAATAATAAGCTATTTGATAAGCTCTTCTGGCCATGCCAAGCACTGAAAAGGCATTAAACATACGCGACAAATGCAAAACATTCTCCATGACCAGATGAATGCCTTCGTGGATTGGCTCAATAGGAAACGCGTAAGCCCCTTCAAAATCAATTTCACCGGTTGCCATTGAGCGAGTGCCAATCTTTTGTTTCAAGCGTCTGATGCGGTAATGGTTCTGCTCGCCATTTGCTAAACGACTAGGGACCAGAAATAAGCCCAGTCCTTTTGTGCCTTCCTTTTGCTTGTCGAAGCGAGCTGTCATAAGAATGAGTTCGGCATTGGCATTTGAACAAAACCATTTCTCACCCACAATCCGCCATTGTTGCTCATCGTCCTGATAAGCATAACTTGCATTAGTGCCCACATCCGAGCCACCCTGAATTTCAGTTAGGAATTGCGCACCGGTAAAATTTTCTCTAAAAGAAGGTTCGCTTAACTTTTGTAAGTACAAAGACGAGTCCGCCTTATTTTGATGATGATTTAGCACACGGATAATCCCTGCTGAACAAGCAATGGGACAATTATGGCCAGCTTCTCCGGCATGTGAAGATAAAAGAAACAGGCTCAAGGTTTTGCGCATTTGCCCAGGCTTTAGTAAATAATGCATAAGACCAGAACCGTAAATCACATCACCGGCGGCTTGATAGGAGGGGTGATGAATGACTTTATCTTGCCGATGTCCCAAGGCATCATACTGATCCAGTTTAGGCAGATTGGCATCCAGATTATTTTCCATCACTAAAGGTTCCAGTTCGGTAACGACACGGATGGAAAATTTTTGAAGTTCCTGAAGAAACTCTGGCTCACTTGCAAAATAGCAGCGATAGCTGTGCATTAAAGAGCTGTCTTCCAATAAGATATTGGTTCTCAGTTGTTGTTGCCAGTTGCTGAAATGTTCCCTGGCTTTTTGGTGTGCATCTAATTCAGTCATATAGCCCTCCTGGCTTAATCTCTCATCATACAAAACATTACTCGACAAATACTAGGGAGCACAGCTTTATCATTTCTTTTGATAAAATATACACTTAGCCTTTTTAATTTGAATTCCCTTCAGATAGAATATTTTTATTCGTTTCTAACGGACTTCATCATGCCAAAGCGACTCTTTGCGTTTTTCCTGCTGAGTTTATTCCATACAGTCGGCTCTGCTCAAACCTTAAAACAAGTCCTGATTGCCGATCCTGTCTGGGGTAAACGCCCGGTCCTTTATGAAGAACAAAATGGCTTTGCGGTGAGTGAAGGCGACATTATTCTTGCCAAGGTAGCCGAGCTGTCCCGCCGATCAGCGATAGTTATTACTTTGAATATGGGAGGAGGCCGCTGGACAAATGCACTTGTGCCTTATGAAATTTCAGAGGATTTGCCTTTTATGAATAAATTGGCAATTTTACAAGCAATTGCCCATTGGCAAGATAAAACAGCCATCCGATTCGTGGAACTAACCAGTAAGAATCGTCATCAATATTCCGATTACATTTCATTCATTCCTGCACCTGGTACAACTTGCTCTTCTTACGTGGGCAAACAGGGCGGAAAGCAAGAAATTAATCTCTCTCCTCGCTGCAATACGATGAATACAGTCCATGAGATTGGTCACGCCTTGGGATTATGGCATGAACAATCACGTGCCGATCGCAGCAACTATATTCGTATTCTCTGGGAGAATATTGAAGAAGATCATCAGTATAATTTTGATCAGCATTTAACAGATGGCAGTGATTTTGGTGAATACGATTATCAATCAATCATGCATTATGGCCCTTATGCCTTTTCAAAAAATGGTGAAAGAACGATTATTCCCTTGGCCGAAGGAGTGCAAATTGGCCAAAGAGAGCGTTTAAGTGAAAAAGACATTGCGGCAATAAAGGCTATGTATCCTGAGGCTTAACTTAATAGTAGATCATTCTTGTGATTACCAACCGATCCCAGCAAAAAGAGCTTCTCGATCTTGGTCCTGATTTTTACACTCAGGATGAGTATCAAGATGCTTTACAGAAGCTCTTTCAAATCAACCGGCTTTTTGGCTTCCTTAGCAGCACAAAGAAAGTTTTAAAACAATTTCCTGAAGTGTCCACATTGATTGATATTGGCTGCGGCGGGGGTTTGTTTCTCCTTCATCTGCAAAAGCGATTTCCACAAATAGGCATGCTCGGTATAGATATTAACCCTGATGCCATTACTTTGGCGCAAGCGGAATTGGACCGTTGGAAAAAGGAAGGAGCCGCTTTAAACTTGTCTTTTGCATCGCAGTCTGCTGCAGAAGTTTTTATTCAATCCCGCTATGACGCCATTCTTGCAACACTGGTATGTCATCACTTGAGCGATGAGGAGCTGATCGAGTTTTTGCAAAACGCTTATGAGAATGCCAATCGCTTGGTACTAATCAATGACGTACAGCGACATGTCCTCTCTTACCACTCCTATGCCTGGTTAAGTCCTTTTTTGTTTGCCAATCGCTTAATCACTCACGATGGTTTAATCTCGATTCAGCGTGGTTTTACTCGCAAGGAATGGCAAAGGCTGTTTGCAAAAGCCAATATTAAGCAATACCAAATAAAATGGTGCTGGCCTTTTCGTTGGCAAATTATTTTGAGAAAAAATTGAAGCATCAGATTTTAAATCTTAAGCTCTTTAACCTTTCCACTTAATGCGGCACTAAAACTCAATATACCTGGAAAACGCCGGATGATGGGCAGTAACGAGGAGGATAAATGCGGACGCATGGTTAAGTGGGCAAAAAGAGCGGCTGCGCGAATTCTTCCCACAAATTGATGATGCCATTGTTTTTGATAATCAATTCCCACACGGTTCAAGTGCTCCTTATCCAATTTTTTTCCATGCTTAATGAAGCATTTGGCCAATAAGCAAGCTGATTGCATGGCCATACTAATGCCTTCCGCTATGATGGGATGTGCCTCCGCAGCTACATTGCCGACGTAAAAAATATCATTTTGATAGCAAGATCTTATCCCTGGTGATATAGGTCCCACTGCAAGCCACTGGTCTTGTTGCTCGGCCGAGGAAAGAGAGGTATCAACACCTAGACAATTTGCACGAATGTATCTAAGTACCGCATCTCCTGCTGACAATCCAGTATAGTGCGATCGGAGCTTTTGCAGGCGTTCACGCCGAATGCAGCAAGATAAAGTCATTCGCTCATCATTACTATGAACAAGCCCTCCATAGCCGTCAGGAAAGGAAATTAAAGACATTAAATCCCTGTCCAAATTGGAGTGGCTAAAATGGGTTTTAAACGCCAGGAGATCAGAAGGCTTATGCACTATAGGATTTCTTTTAATGACCGGTTTCTCCCAAGATCCCTGAGCCATGATCAACACCGGCGCAGTGAGCTCTAACGTCTTTTCTTTTTCTTTCGACTCAAGTTGGCAAATGAAGTAATTCTTTTCTGTGATGATACTAAGTGCAGTCCAGGGCTGCCAAATTTCAACCCCACGTTCTCTGGCAACATTCAGGAGGGCTGTGTCTAAGTGCTCACGTCCTAATGCCCTTCCCCATTTGATTGAATTATGCATCACCGGCATGTCTGCCGTAAGCATTTGATTGGCAACAAACCACCCGACCCGTTTAACAGGGGGACCTGCTTGTTCTGAAAACAACTCCGCTATTCCAAGTTCTGCCAGTAAGGGGTATGTGGCGGCAGATAGAAATTCACCGCAAACCTTTACACGAGGGAAGCTTTTTTTTTCGATGAGGGCAACGGACCAGCCTGAATGCGCTAAAAGAGCAGCCGTAGTCGCTCCTGCTGGTCCGCCGCCAATCACTAAGGCGTCAAAATTGGCATTCATTTTTCTGATAACAGGGAAGTTAATCCTTAATCCTAGCCTAAGAACTAAGGAAAACATAGAAAAATTGCTGCTAATTCGACTGCTCAGTGGCTATTAGCCTACTGCCATCCTTATTAGGCAAAACCTAGCCTTGGGTTTGTGCTCTCAGCCTGCGTTTGCTGATGCTTACTGTAGGAACGATATAGTTCGCAAGCCACATAAACAGTGGCCAGTGCCAAAGCAGCCTGCCAGCAAACTGCAAGCGTGCCGATAAGCAAAGCGGGCACAATGACGTTCTTTGCCAGGGTAAAAGCAAATTCATTCCGGGCCGCATTGTATTGCTCAAGGGCCTTTTCCTCATTTTCACCGCTTAATTCTGCATGCTTCAGCAATAAGCTTTTTTCCTTGTACTCTTTATAAGCGCCTTCAGATAGATACATGGCAGCACCCAAGGTGCAAACGGCATAACATCCGAGGATGAGGACTGGCGTGGTCAGCAACATGGACACTGAAAAACCTGCCATGAGAAGGAAAGCAGCGGCTGCGTCGAACAATAATGTGCTGCCCTCTTTCTGCCAGTTTAAATCCAGCTGCTTTATTTGCTCATTTAAAATGCGATGACGTTCATCCCCCTCAGCGCCAGCGAGTTCTGCCAACTCCTTCATGTATTGAGAACGTTTGGTTAGGTATTCTCTCTCAGCCAAATGGTGGCGCCAAAGAAGGAGACTCAAATCAAACAATAAAAATCCAGCGACAATCCATCCGGCCACGGGTGCAGAAATGCCAAAAAATTCATTGTAATTGGTTATGCAGTTAACGGTTCCCCAAACTAAATCATTTAAAAATGTGGCATGGCGTTTATAAATTTCATTAGTAAACCGTTTTCCTATACTCAACTTCTCTTCACTTTCGTTGGGACAACAAGTGTGTTTGAAGAGCATGGCGGCATTCATGATGAAGCGGACCGCAAAAAATCCCACGCTTAAAAAGCGCAAAATATTATTTGGTTTTTCAAGAATGGCAATGCTGCTGTCAATATCAATTTCTTTAGACAGTATATTGCCCAGTTTCTCCAGCCATTTTAAATCACGTGCCAATAACAAGGAATTTTTTACGGTTGTTCTGCAGAAAAACCAGTAAATTCGGTTGAGATTAGCCGCGCCTAATTTAGCCCTTAATTTTGACAGTTTTTTTGGCGAATCAATCAAATCGGCCATACCTTCCGCTATTTTTTCTTTTAAGTGAGCAAAATAGCTTTGCCGAACAGCCATTTTGGCTGGCGTCATCCTATCCTTTTGCAGAGCCTTTAGGGTATTGAATAGTTGCTCATATTGCAAAGCTTCTTCAGGCTGCCCATAAATTTCATAGCAGTGCTTAAGCATTATGCAACAGTAGCCGCAATAGAAATAGAATTCCTCGCTTGTTCCAGCTCTTTGCTGCAACACTGCGAATAATTGGCGAAATTCCTGTTCAATTAGTAAACGGTTAGTGGCAATAAAACCATAGTCATGTTCTCTTGCTCGTTGCAACACATAGTCATCTTTTGAATCGGCTGCTTTGACCCCAACAAAAAATGAATTTTTGTCGCTGAGAAAAGCCTGATATTGATTGAGGTAGCGAGAATGACTCATGATTTTAGTCCATCAAAAAAATGTGCAGAAAGGTAAAAATGCAAACTTACCACTCTCCCAGAGGGCAAACAAGCCTTTGTTTTATTTTTTTAACAGTTTGCCAAATCCTGACGATTACGGACAGCAATGAAAAAAAATTATTTCAAAACACATTGCGTAATATTTAGTTAATGTGCAGAAGTTATAATTTCCTTGTGAAATAACCGAGGTGTTGAAATGACAGGCTATGCACTCTTAAGCAATGTTGAAACAGAATACTTGCTATCCCAGCGCTTAACAGCTGTTGAACGGGTGAGCGTTGAACAATTCAATGCCGCAGTGCATCAAGACGTGTTATTCAACCCTTTTCAATATCACTATGATCAAGAACATAATTTATTTATTATTCTCACTCCCATCTTTGCGGCAGACTTTGCTTATCTACTTCCACATCTAGAACATTTTTTCCAGCAAATCAGTGGCCATCCCTCTCGAATTTTAATGGGAATCGTTGGCCATGGAGCGACTGAGCAACATATAGCCACCGCTTACATCCGAAGCGAGAATGGCCAAAAAGCCATTGATGTCTTTGATCCCAAAAGCAGCAATCCAGAACGTTTTTTTGCCAATTCAGGAAGTTGGTTGGGCGCTGCTTTTTCAGGACTGTTCCGCTCGCTTGTCCCCTTTTCAAACAATGATGTTGTTCTTGATGGCGATGCCAGCACAACGGTTCATTACCATAGTTTAGGTACGCAATCCTACTTTGACGGCGTTTCTTGTGGCTACCACAACGTTGCCAACATTCTGACTTGCCGGAAAATCATTGCGGCAGGGGAAGAAGTAAGCCGGGACACGATATTAAGCAGAACAGCCAATCCTGTGCATGAAATCGCAGGAATTTTAAACAAGGAAAAACAGTATCAAGAAAAGGTCCGCGTCAGTTTTAAAGAGTTCATGAGCAAAGCCTGGGCTGAATCTATGATGCCTTTTACCAGCCCTGAAGAGCGAAAAACATTAACAATTGCCAACTATTTTTTCGGTTGGCCCAAAGAAAGCACGGCTTTGAAAATACTGTATTTTATTAGTTTAGCCTTCATTGCCATCCCTCTTATCAATGTCGTAAGGCGCACGCCCGTCTTGTTATTAAACATTATTGCAGAAAGTGCTAACTTTTTTAAAAATCTTCTGATCAATTGGGCACCAACCCATGCAGTCACCCA encodes the following:
- a CDS encoding alkane 1-monooxygenase — protein: MPWPKKLSFLLIYALIPLPFIGFWAGGFYNFLTIGLLFLIVPAIDYFLQDSENPSEETKKNLIKDQYFSNIVLLFVPVQVILLVAGVILVSKTDLSWYEWLGFTISVGMLTGGGGINLAHELMHKNNSVQQLMSKILLSTVCYGQFYIDHVRGHHVRVATPEDPSSARFGESVYHFLPRTIFGSMKSSFNLEKRRLAQKNISFLSYHNQLWWIIFAPIVLAVLSFLYGGWSALFFFLGQAIVAFTILEIVNYVEHYGLERKKLANGQYERVSAQHAWNANHWLSNMLLFHLQRHSDHHIHGANPYQILEHVEESPQLPSGYLGMMLLALIPSFWFAVMNKRVLAYRQKQAMNSAEYRGTH
- a CDS encoding type IV secretion protein IcmD; this translates as MLFMGEAVAGSSPSLGNMASSVTGSFTSVAKLITAGSYLAGLAFAIGAIMKFKQHKDNPTQVPIGTPIALVFIAAALLFLPSILGVSGSTMFGGSGSVAGPSGSTPGVAG
- a CDS encoding acyl-CoA dehydrogenase family protein is translated as MTELDAHQKAREHFSNWQQQLRTNILLEDSSLMHSYRCYFASEPEFLQELQKFSIRVVTELEPLVMENNLDANLPKLDQYDALGHRQDKVIHHPSYQAAGDVIYGSGLMHYLLKPGQMRKTLSLFLLSSHAGEAGHNCPIACSAGIIRVLNHHQNKADSSLYLQKLSEPSFRENFTGAQFLTEIQGGSDVGTNASYAYQDDEQQWRIVGEKWFCSNANAELILMTARFDKQKEGTKGLGLFLVPSRLANGEQNHYRIRRLKQKIGTRSMATGEIDFEGAYAFPIEPIHEGIHLVMENVLHLSRMFNAFSVLGMARRAYQIAYYYAMNRVAFNHYIIDYPLVKETLAEIKADNLAMLASIFHMAYLQDDLDKKPASEQDKERQLLMRTLANLNKYFTAKHSVENIHHCIDILAGNGTIESFSSLPRLLRDCIVCENWEGTHFTLWMQLLRDIHKFHVDEIIMQHLWQLLEQQPENFEYKNMLKEKIEALRDELSELKKLSTEEQNLNIKGIVEQLATLNCALTLALELKIDQPPAAKKASLKLFLQKHLACKHTKDKHYLMLLNEVLG
- the legP gene encoding Dot/Icm T4SS effector Zinc-dependent metalloprotease LegP → MPKRLFAFFLLSLFHTVGSAQTLKQVLIADPVWGKRPVLYEEQNGFAVSEGDIILAKVAELSRRSAIVITLNMGGGRWTNALVPYEISEDLPFMNKLAILQAIAHWQDKTAIRFVELTSKNRHQYSDYISFIPAPGTTCSSYVGKQGGKQEINLSPRCNTMNTVHEIGHALGLWHEQSRADRSNYIRILWENIEEDHQYNFDQHLTDGSDFGEYDYQSIMHYGPYAFSKNGERTIIPLAEGVQIGQRERLSEKDIAAIKAMYPEA
- a CDS encoding methyltransferase, producing the protein MITNRSQQKELLDLGPDFYTQDEYQDALQKLFQINRLFGFLSSTKKVLKQFPEVSTLIDIGCGGGLFLLHLQKRFPQIGMLGIDINPDAITLAQAELDRWKKEGAALNLSFASQSAAEVFIQSRYDAILATLVCHHLSDEELIEFLQNAYENANRLVLINDVQRHVLSYHSYAWLSPFLFANRLITHDGLISIQRGFTRKEWQRLFAKANIKQYQIKWCWPFRWQIILRKN
- a CDS encoding NAD(P)/FAD-dependent oxidoreductase — translated: MNANFDALVIGGGPAGATTAALLAHSGWSVALIEKKSFPRVKVCGEFLSAATYPLLAELGIAELFSEQAGPPVKRVGWFVANQMLTADMPVMHNSIKWGRALGREHLDTALLNVARERGVEIWQPWTALSIITEKNYFICQLESKEKEKTLELTAPVLIMAQGSWEKPVIKRNPIVHKPSDLLAFKTHFSHSNLDRDLMSLISFPDGYGGLVHSNDERMTLSCCIRRERLQKLRSHYTGLSAGDAVLRYIRANCLGVDTSLSSAEQQDQWLAVGPISPGIRSCYQNDIFYVGNVAAEAHPIIAEGISMAMQSACLLAKCFIKHGKKLDKEHLNRVGIDYQKQWHHQFVGRIRAAALFAHLTMRPHLSSSLLPIIRRFPGILSFSAALSGKVKELKI